The Methylocystis rosea genome includes the window GCGCCCCGCCATTGCCCGTACGCCCGGAAAGGAGCCGTGATACTCATCGACGCGTTGATCGCTTTCGCGATGGTCGCGGGCATGATGGAATTGCTGCGCGATCCGGAAGACGCGGCGCGCGCGATCCCTATAGCGGCAGCGCCGGCAAAGGCACGCCGGTAGCCTACCTGTTCAATGAATGGAGGCGAAAATGCAATCACTTCAGCGTCAGGCGGCAAATAGCTTCTCGAAAACCACGCCGGAGGCAGAGCTGATCTCGCGCGCCGCTGACGGTGACGGAGTGGCGTTCGAAGCCATCATGCGACGGCACAACCAGCTTCTGTTCCGTACGGCGCGTAGCATCGTGCACAATGATGCGGAGGCGGAGGATGTCGTCCAGGACGCCTATCTGCGGGCGTGGCGCGCGCTTGGAAACTATCGCGCCGAGAGCAAGCTCTCTACCTGGCTTGTGCGGATCACGACCAATGAAGCGCTCGGCCGCTTGCGGCGAAAGAGTGCCCAGATCATTCCTTTGGAAGCTGCCATGACGCCCCATGAATCTGAAGCCCAGACAGCGCTGAACGATGAGCCTGAGCGTAGCCCAGAACAATCGATGATGCGGGTTCAGATGCGCAAGCTCTTGGAGGCGCGCATCGACCTTCTGCCGGAGGCCTTCCGGACGGTGTTCATGCTGCGCGCGATCGAGGAGATGAGCGTCGAAGAAATCGCCGAGGCGCTGGAGATCCCCGAGGCGACGGTGCGTACGCGCTTCTTCCGAGCTCGCAGCCTGTTGCGCGAAAGCCTTGCCCAGGAGATGGACGCGGGCTTAAGCGACGTTTTCGCCTTCGCCGGCGAGCGGTGCGACCGCATCGTGACCGGTGTCCTCGAACGCTGTAAAGCGGAAGGGCTGGCCAGCGAAGAGTAGCGGCGGGTCGAGAGCCCCGTACCTCAGCCGCATAAGCCTGCTTGATGGAACTATTCGGAAGGGAAGATATGAGGTGGGATAGCCGGACGCTGAATAGGGCATAAGAGGGCCGGAGGCGGTAGACGCAGCCTAAAAACCGGGCGCGCCAACCGTCGCTAGG containing:
- a CDS encoding RNA polymerase sigma factor, which encodes MQSLQRQAANSFSKTTPEAELISRAADGDGVAFEAIMRRHNQLLFRTARSIVHNDAEAEDVVQDAYLRAWRALGNYRAESKLSTWLVRITTNEALGRLRRKSAQIIPLEAAMTPHESEAQTALNDEPERSPEQSMMRVQMRKLLEARIDLLPEAFRTVFMLRAIEEMSVEEIAEALEIPEATVRTRFFRARSLLRESLAQEMDAGLSDVFAFAGERCDRIVTGVLERCKAEGLASEE